One window from the genome of Pelobates fuscus isolate aPelFus1 chromosome 13, aPelFus1.pri, whole genome shotgun sequence encodes:
- the GREM1 gene encoding gremlin-1, whose amino-acid sequence MHGLHLQHRTPVSQGSLGPGTVHRMIRLIYALGSLFLFCGLFIPCIEGQKKTRGSQGAIPPPDKGQPNDSEQTPRQPGERNRGKGKGQTMPAEEVLESSQEALLVTERKYLKRDWCKTQPLKQTIHEEGCNSRTIINRFCYGQCNSFYIPRHIRREEGSFQSCSFCKPKKFTTMVVTLNCPELQPPTKKKRITRVKQCRCISIDLD is encoded by the exons ATGCATGGACTGCATCTCCAGCACCGCACTCCTGTGAGCCAGGGGAGCCTGGGACCAGGCACTGTACACAG GATGATCCGCTTGATATATGCTTTGGGATCGCTCTTCCTTTTCTGTGGGCTGTTTATTCCCTGCATCGAAGGGCAGAAAAAGACTCGTGGCTCCCAAGGCGCCATTCCACCTCCTGACAAAGGTCAACCCAATGACTCTGAACAAACACCAAGACAGCCAGGAGAGCGAAACCGAGGAAAGGGCAAGGGCCAAACTATGCCAGCTGAAGAGGTGCTGGAATCCAGTCAAGAAGCTCTGCTGGTCACTGAGCGCAAGTATCTAAAGAGGGACTGGTGTAAGACCCAGCCACTAAAGCAAACTATCCATGAGGAAGGATGCAACAGTCGTACAATCATCAACCGATTCTGCTATGGGCAATGCAACTCCTTCTATATTCCCAGGCATATCCGCAGGGAGGAAGGGTCTTTTCAGTCTTGCTCTTTTTGTAAGCCCAAAAAATTTACCACCATGGTGGTCACGCTTAATTGCCCAGAACTCCAGCCTCCAACTAAGAAAAAAAGAATCACTCGTGTCAAGCAATGTCGATGTATCTCCATAGACTTGGACTAG